Proteins encoded in a region of the Cyclopterus lumpus isolate fCycLum1 chromosome 23, fCycLum1.pri, whole genome shotgun sequence genome:
- the slc35e3 gene encoding solute carrier family 35 member E3 yields the protein MTLLNLSANRRIAAGLLVNLLSSICIVFINKWIYVRYGFPNMALTLVHFGVTWLGLYVCQKMDIFAPKSLPVRRIVWLALSFCGFVAFTNLSLQNNSIGTYQLAKAMTTPVIILIQTAYYKKTFSTKIKLTLVPITLGVLLNSYFDVRFNLLGTVFASLGVLVTSLYQVWVGAKQHELQVNSMQLLYYQAPLSSGFLLCVVPLFEPLTGDHGIFGPWSLPALMTVLFSGVVAFLVNLSIYWIIGNTSAVTYNMFGHFKFCITLVGGYLLFHDPLSLNQALGILCTLAGILSYTHFKLAEQEEGKSRLAQRP from the exons ATGACGCTCCTCAACCTGTCGGCCAACCGGCGCATCGCCGCCGGCCTGCTGGTCAACCTGCTGtcctccatctgcatcgtcttCATCAACAAGTGGATCTACGTCCGCTACGGCTTCCCCAACATGGCGCTGACCCTCGTTCACTTCGGGGTCACCTGGCTGGGCCTCTACGTCTGCCAGAAGATGGACATCTTCGCCCCTAAGAGCCTCCCGGTTCGCCGGATCGTGTGGCTGGCGCTGAGCTTCTGCGGGTTCGTGGCCTTCACCAACCTTTCGCTGCAGAACAACTCCATAGGCACGTACCAGCTGGCCAAGGCCATGACCACGCCCGTCATCATCCTCATCCAGACCGCCTACTACAAGAAGACCTTCTCCACCAAGATTAAGCTCACGCTG GTGCCAATCACGTTGGGGGTGCTGTTGAACTCGTACTTCGACGTGAGGTTCAACCTGCTGGGCACCGTGTTCGCGTCGCTGGGGGTTCTGGTGACGTCGCTTTACCAAGTG TGGGTGGGGGCTAAACAACATGAGCTCCAGGTGAACTCTATGCAGCTGCTGTACTACCAG GCTCCTCTGTCCTCGGGCTTCCTGCTCTGTGTGGTTCCTCTGTTTGAGCCGCTGACTGGAGACCATGGAATCTTTGGACCCTGGTCTCTTCCTGCTCTG ATGACGGTGCTGTTCTCGGGCGTGGTGGCGTTCCTGGTCAACCTGTCCATCTACTGGATCATTGGAAACACCTCGGCTGTCAC CTACAACATGTTCGGTCATTTCAAGTTCTGCATCACTCTGGTGGGAGGATACCTGCTCTTCCACGACCCGCTGTCCCTCAACCAG GCCCTGGGGATCCTCTGCACTCTGGCCGGCATCCTGTCGTACACTCACTTCAAGCTGGccgagcaggaggaggggaagagccGCCTGGCTCAAAGACCATAG